Below is a genomic region from Sphingomonas sp. KR3-1.
CCGCCCTGGCCCTGGAACACGACATCGACGCTGGCGAGGGTCTGCTGGGTCTTGCCGTCGGCCGAGACGAGCAGGATCTTGCCCGCCTTCTCGGTCACCAGCATGCGGCCATCGGGCAGGAACGCCATCGCCCAGGGCGAATCGAAATCGGCGACCTGGGTCATGGTGAAGGGCGCGGCGTCGGCATCGGCGGCGGGCGCCTGCTGCTGGGCCGAAGCGCCCGAACCGGCATTGCAGGCGGCGAGCAAGGCGAATGCGGGCAGCGCCAGGCGAAGTTGCGATTGCATCGGGTCGACCCTCTTTGTTTCCGCGGTGCCAACGCGCCACGTCCGCGCCGGCTCCCCACGATCCTGGTGCCAATTCTGCTTGCAAGCCAGGCTGCTGCCAAGAGATGCTGGCAGGATACGGGGGGCACGACGATGCGGGGCAGGATTTTCAAGGCGCTGGCGCTGGCCGGCGCAGCGGCGCTGGCGGGCATCGCATCGGCGGCGGGGCCTGATCTCGCCGTGCCGACGGCGGCCGATCTGGGCGCTCGGCCGGTGATGATCGATCTGGTGATCTCGCCGGACGGCCAGCACGTCGCCGCCGAGGCGCGGCGCGGCGACAAGCAGGTGATCCTGCTGACCGAGGCCGATCCCGCCAAGTCGATCGAATCGCACGTCGTGCAGATCCCGGAGAATTTCGACATCCGCTGGGTGCGCTGGGCGGGATCGGGCAAGGTGCTGATCAGCCTGCTCACCACCGGCAAGGCGTTCGGCATCGACATGCCGATCACGCGGCTGATCGAGATGGACGTCCGCACCACCCAGACCAGCTTTGTCGGGCTGAAGGAGCTCGGCCTGCTCGGCGACGACGTGATCTATGTCGATCCGGCCGGCGGCTTCGTGCTGCTCAACGCCCAGCCCAGCCTTTTCGACTATCCGGCGGTCTACCGGATCGACCTTGCCACGCTGAAGGCCGAGCGCGTCGTCAAGGCGCAGCAGGGCGTGTGGAGCTGGTATGCCGACGACAAGGGCGTGGTGCGCGCGGGCGTGGGCAGCGAGGACAAGAAATGGTGGGTCTTCTACCGCGAGCGCGCCGACCAGCCGTTCGAGCGGACCAAGCGGCGCGAATATGATGACGACGATGTCGGCATCGACAAGTTCCTGCCGCTGGGCGGCAGCGACACCGGCTATGCCGTGGCGGCGGGAAAGAGCGGGCGCTTCGGCCTCTACAAATATGATTTCCGCGCCGATGCGATCGGCGACCTGGTCTATGAGAATCCCGAGGTCGACATCGACGATTTCGACCTGAAGGACGGCGTGCCCAGTGCGGTCTATTTCACCGACGACCGGCCCCAGATCGAGTGGTTCGACCCCGCGCTCAAGAAGCTCCAGGCACGGCTCGACCATGCGCTGCCCGGCCGCGCCAACCGCGTGATCTCGCGCAGCGCCGACGACATGCGCCTGCTCGTGCTCAGCAGCTCGGCCGAGGACCCCGGCACGGTCTATTTCTTCGACCGCAAGGCCAATCGCATGTCGCCCTTCGCGGCGCTGTACGAGCCGCTGATCGGCAAGCGCCTCGCCCCGATGGAGCCGGTCCGCTACCAGGCGCGCGACGGGCTCGAGGTGCGCGGCTACCTCACGCTGCCGCCGGGCCGGGATGCCAAGGGCCTGCCGCTGATCGTCATGCCGCATGGCGGCCCGTTCGCGCGCGACAGCTGGGGCTATGATGCCTGGGTGCAGTATCTGGCGAGCAAGGGCTATGCCGTGCTCCAGCCCAATTATCGCGGCTCGACCGGCTTCGGAAAGGCGTTCGTCGACAAGGGCGTCGGCCAGTTCGGGCGCGGCATGCAGGACGATGTCGACGACGGCGTGAAATGGCTCGCCGCGCGCGGCACGGTGGATGCAAAGCGCGTCTGCATCATGGGCGCATCCTATGGCGGCTATGCGGCGATGCTGGCAGCGGTGCGCAATCCCGAAATCTATCGCTGCGCGATCAGCTTCGCCGGGCTGTCCGACGTCGCGGCGCAGCTGCGCTACGACCGCAAGTCGTTCGCCGCAAGCCGCTATTACCGCAACTGGCGCGACAAGGTGCGCGGCGACAAGGATTTCGAGCTCGACACGATCTCGCCGCTCAAGATGGCGGAGAAGATGACCGTGCCGATCCTGATCGCGCACGGCACCAAGGACCGCACCGTGCCCGTCGCCCAGTCGCAGAACCTGCACGACGCGTTGCTCAAGCTGAAGCGGCCGCACGAGTTCGTCCTGTACAAGGACGAGGCGCACGGGTTCAGCAATCCCGCCAACGCCACCGACTTCCTCAACCGCGT
It encodes:
- a CDS encoding S9 family peptidase, with the protein product MRGRIFKALALAGAAALAGIASAAGPDLAVPTAADLGARPVMIDLVISPDGQHVAAEARRGDKQVILLTEADPAKSIESHVVQIPENFDIRWVRWAGSGKVLISLLTTGKAFGIDMPITRLIEMDVRTTQTSFVGLKELGLLGDDVIYVDPAGGFVLLNAQPSLFDYPAVYRIDLATLKAERVVKAQQGVWSWYADDKGVVRAGVGSEDKKWWVFYRERADQPFERTKRREYDDDDVGIDKFLPLGGSDTGYAVAAGKSGRFGLYKYDFRADAIGDLVYENPEVDIDDFDLKDGVPSAVYFTDDRPQIEWFDPALKKLQARLDHALPGRANRVISRSADDMRLLVLSSSAEDPGTVYFFDRKANRMSPFAALYEPLIGKRLAPMEPVRYQARDGLEVRGYLTLPPGRDAKGLPLIVMPHGGPFARDSWGYDAWVQYLASKGYAVLQPNYRGSTGFGKAFVDKGVGQFGRGMQDDVDDGVKWLAARGTVDAKRVCIMGASYGGYAAMLAAVRNPEIYRCAISFAGLSDVAAQLRYDRKSFAASRYYRNWRDKVRGDKDFELDTISPLKMAEKMTVPILIAHGTKDRTVPVAQSQNLHDALLKLKRPHEFVLYKDEAHGFSNPANATDFLNRVGAFLDKHNPAGL